A single window of Leptolyngbya ohadii IS1 DNA harbors:
- a CDS encoding chlororespiratory reduction protein 7, whose product MADSILYNSEDYYVLLEPSQPEQILTAAELFDRLKAVLRDRQDNLPRDVQKFVDLDEQTRYLMETACELDMNPGEYLQWYVVRLEK is encoded by the coding sequence ATGGCGGACTCCATTCTGTACAACAGCGAGGATTACTATGTGCTGCTGGAACCCAGCCAGCCAGAACAAATCCTGACGGCAGCGGAACTGTTCGATCGGCTGAAAGCTGTTTTGCGCGATCGGCAGGACAATTTGCCCCGCGACGTGCAGAAATTTGTCGATCTGGATGAGCAGACCCGATACCTGATGGAAACCGCCTGCGAACTGGATATGAATCCGGGCGAGTACCTTCAGTGGTATGTTGTCCGCCTGGAAAAATAG